One window of the Benincasa hispida cultivar B227 chromosome 3, ASM972705v1, whole genome shotgun sequence genome contains the following:
- the LOC120073803 gene encoding putative white-brown complex homolog protein 30 isoform X3, with product MRVRKITGCCLSLMLLFIVIVLSRFPTIRCVDEDDYRQNGDSALLSSITQIVNGRLTNMTRIMGNDIGTNWAFCVKDLDSDWNGAFNYQGNIGFLTSCIKKTKGDLTKRLCTAAELRFFFSSFSTRGPNSGITYTYIKPNKNCNLTSWVDGCEPGWSCSVGKNKKVDLKSKDVPSRREDCQSCCEGFFCPQGLTCMIPCPLGSYCPLAELNKTTGTCDPYSYQIPPGQPNHTCGGADLWADVASSSEIFCSPGSYCPTTTSRISCSSGHYCRMGSTSEQPCFKLATCNPNTANQNIHAYGIILIVALSTLLLIIYNCSDQVLTTRERRQAKRREAAARHARETAQARERWKSAKDIAKKHATGLQEQLSRTFSRKKSLRQPDQLKGLGQLPPVHPGSSGASEQQSATSKGKKKENNLTKMLQSIDSNPNSNEGFNLQIGDKNIKKHAPKGKQIHTHSQIFKYAYGQLEKEKAMQQQNKNLTFSGVISMATDTEIKTRPVIEVAFKDLTLTLKGKNKHLMRCVTGKIMPGRVTAVMGPSGAGKTTFLTALAGKSTGCTMTGLILINGKPESIYSYKKIIGFVPQDDIVHGNLTVEENLRFSARCRLSADMPKPDKVLVVERVIESLGLQAVRDSLVGTVEKRGISGGQRKRVNVGIEMVMEPSLLILDEPTTGLDSASSQLLLRALRREALEGVNICMVLHQPSYSLFKMFDDLILLAKGGLTAYHGSVKKVEEYFAGIGITVPERVNPPDHFIDILEGLVKPKGVTYEQLPVRWMLHNGYPVPPDMLKLCDFDTSASGSTQGKKPGDGAEEQSFAGDLWKDMKFNVELQRDHLQQNFLSSKDLSNRRTPGIARQYRYFLGRVSKQRLREARIQLADYLMLLLAGACLGTLAKVNDETFGSLGYTFTVIAISLLFLQPSYARSQH from the exons ATGCGTGTAAGGAAGATAACCGGATGCTGTCTATCTCTTATGTTGTTGTTTATAGTCATTGTTCTAAGTCGATTTCCGACCATTCGTTGTGTGGATGAAGATGATTACCGTCAGAATGGTGACTCGGCATTGCTTTCTTCGATCACACAGATAGTTAATGGTCGGCTAACGAATATGACACGCATTATGGGCAATGACATTGGGACAAATTGGGCTTTCTGTGTAAAGGATTT GGATTCCGATTGGAATGGTGCGTTCAATTATCAGGGCAACATTGGTTTCTTGACTTCGTGTATTAAAAAGACGAAAG GAGATCTTACAAAACGACTGTGTACTGCAGCTGAGCTTAGATTCTTCTTCAGCAGTTTCAGCACGAGGGGGCCAAATTCAGGAATCACGTACACttacataaaacctaacaaaaacTGCAATTTAACATCGTGGGTTGATGGATGTGAACCAGGTTGGAGTTGCAGTGTTGGCAAAAACAAAAAGGTTGACCTTAAAAGTAAAGATGTTCCTTCTAGAAGGGAAGACTGTCAATCTTGTTGTGAGGGTTTCTTTTGTCCTCAGGGTCTTACATGCATGATAC CTTGCCCGTTAGGATCTTATTGTCCTCTTGCAGAGCTGAATAAGACAACTGGAACATGTGATCC ATATAGTTACCAGATACCTCCTGGACAACCTAATCATACCTGTGGAGGAGCAGATTTATGGGCCGATGTTGCAAGCAGCAGTGAAATTTTTTGTTCTCCTGGATCATACTGCCCTACTACCACAAGCAGAATTTCTTGCAGTAGTGG GCATTACTGCAGAATGGGTTCCACTTCTGAACAAC CATGCTTCAAGTTGGCAACCTGCAATCCAAATACTGCAAACCAAAATATACATGCCTATGGGATTATCCTCATT GTTGCATTGAGTACTCTGCTGctgataatttataattgttctGACCAAGTTCTTACTACACGGGAAAGGAGGCAGGCAAAACGAAGGGAAGCTGCTGCAAGACATGCTCGAGAAACAGCACAAGCTCGTGAAAGGTGGAAATCTGCCAAAGATATTGCCAAGAAGCACGCAACAGGATTGCAAGAACAATTGTCACGGACATTTTCTCGTAAAAAATCATTGAGGCAACCAGATCAGTTGAAAGGTTTGGGTCAATTACCACCCGTGCATCCAGGCAGTTCAGGTGCATCGGAGCAGCAATCTGCCACatcaaaaggaaagaaaaaggaaaataaccTTACAAAAATGTTGCAGTCCATTGATAGTAATCCAAATAGCAATGAAGGCTTTAACTTGCAGATTggagataaaaatataaaaaagcaTGCACCAAAAGGCAAACAAATACATACTCACagtcaaatttttaaatatgcTTATGGTCAGCTAGAGAAGGAGAAAGCAATGCAACagcaaaacaaaaatttgactTTCTCAGGAGTGATTTCGATGGCCACTGATACTGAAATTAAGACTAGGCCTGTGATTGAAGTAGCTTTCAAAGATCTTACCCTGACATTGAAGGGGAAAAACAAGCATCTAATGAGATGTGTCACAGGGAAGATTATGCCAGGTCGGGTTACAGCGGTCATGGGTCCATCAGGGGCAGGGAAGACAACATTTCTTACCGCTTTGGCAGGGAAGTCAACTGGGTGCACTATGACTGGTTTAATTCTTATAAATGGAAAACCCGAGTCCATTTATTCATATAAGAAAATTATCGGTTTTGTACCACAAGATGATATAGTGCATGGAAATTTGACGGTTGAGGAGAACCTCCGATTTAGTGCTAGGTGCAG ACTGTCGGCTGACATGCCAAAACCTGATAAAGTTCTTGTGGTAGAAAGAGTTATTGAGTCCTTGGGACTACAAGCAGTGAGAGATTCGCTTGTTGGAACAGTGGAGAAAAGAGGAATCTCTGGAGGTCAAAGGAAACGGGTTAATGTTGGGATTGAAATGGTCATGGAACCTTCATTATTGATCCTGGATGAGCCAACCACTGGTCTAGACAGTGCATCTTCTCAGTTACTTCTTCGTGCACTTCGGCGGGAAGCCCTTGAAGGTGTGAACATCTGCATGGTACTTCACCAACCTAG CTATTCGTTGTTTAAGATGTTTGATGATTTGATACTTCTCGCCAAGGGTGGGCTTACTGCATATCATGGATCTGTAAAGAAAGTGGAAGAGTACTTTGCTGGTATAGGGATCACAGTGCCAGAGCGTGTTAATCCTCCAGACCATTTCATTGACATTCTTGAGGGTCTGGTGAAGCCAAAAGGAGTGACTTACGAACAGCTTCCTGTCCGGTGGATGCTTCATAATGGGTATCCAGTACCTCCTGACATGCTGAAATTATGTGATTTTGATACATCTGCGAGCGGTTCAACTCAAGGAAAAAAACCTGGTGATGGAGCTGAAGAACAATCTTTTGCTGGAGATTTATGGAAGGACATGAAGTTCAATGTTGAACTGCAGCGTGATCATTTACAGCAGAACTTCTTAAGCTCTAAGGATCTATCTAATCGAAGAACTCCTGGTATAGCTCGGCAGTATAGGTATTTTTTGGGAAG GGTGAGCAAGCAGCGACTGCGAGAAGCTAGAATTCAGTTAGCTGATTACTTGATGTTATTACTTGCTGGAGCCTGCTTAGGAACTCTTGCAAAAGTGAACGATGAAACATTTGGTTCCCTTGGCTATACTTTCACCGTCATTGCTATTT CCCTACTCTTTTTG